One stretch of Ananas comosus cultivar F153 linkage group 6, ASM154086v1, whole genome shotgun sequence DNA includes these proteins:
- the LOC109711478 gene encoding uncharacterized protein LOC109711478, which yields MSGLFPYFVAGLGFLLISSLESLPLYSSSSSSSSSSSSSSRFLPLRLRFVSSAALASLFVLSSLVSSLSSLHDPLGASLPLSALSASSLFLLYSLSGLLSLPPSPLVPLPSTLIDLLALFAFAVELLLFLLRRKDLDGVENRYFDLLLAPVLVCAASTALLVARPRAGPPRLARAAGLALQGTWFLQMGFSFFTSAIAHGCELHARSRANYTIRCKTHEEYHRARAIATLQFNGHLALLLLVGVGIYAAIVGRRAGGGVSGYRPLSKELQMGGIPSNFTLDSDDDDDEDEIRAEAEAEANRTKAQDVALHVAEANGFGNPSSRD from the coding sequence ATGTCGGGCCTCTTCCCCTACTTCGTCGCCGGCCTCGGCTTCCTCCTCATCTCCTCCCTCGAATCCCTCCCCctctactcttcttcttcttcttcttcttcttcttcttcttcttcttctcggtTCCTCCCACTTCGCCTCCGCTTCGTCTCCTCCGCGGCGCTCGCCTCCCTCTTCGTCCTCTCCTCCctcgtctcctccctctcctcgcTCCACGACCCCCTCGGCgcctccctccccctctccgcCCTCTCCGCCTCCTCGCTCTTCCTCCTCTACTCCCTCTCCGGCCTCCTCTCCCTGCCCCCGTCCCCTCTCGTCCCCCTCCCCTCCACCCTCATCGACCTCCTCGCCCTCTTCGCCTTCGCCGTCgagctcctcctcttcctcctccgccgcaaGGACCTCGACGGCGTTGAGAACCGCTACTTCGACCTCCTCCTCGCGCCCGTCCTCGTCTGCGCCGCCTCCACCGCGCTCCTCGTCGCCCGCCCCCGCGCCGGGCCCCCGCGCCTCGCCCGCGCCGCGGGGCTCGCTCTCCAGGGGACCTGGTTCCTCCAGATGGGTTTCTCCTTCTTCACCAGCGCCATCGCCCACGGGTGCGAGCTCCACGCCCGGAGCCGCGCCAACTACACCATCAGGTGCAAGACCCACGAGGAGTACCACCGCGCCAGGGCCATCGCCACGCTCCAGTTCAATGGCcacctcgccctcctcctcctcgtcggaGTCGGGATCTACGCGGCGATCGTCGGAAGAAGGGCCGGCGGAGGGGTTAGTGGGTATAGGCCTCTGAGCAAGGAGCTGCAGATGGGCGGAATACCCTCTAATTTCACGTTGGATTcagatgatgacgatgatgaggACGAGAttagagcggaggcggaggcggaggcgaacCGGACGAAGGCGCAGGATGTGGCGCTGCACGTGGCGGAGGCGAATGGTTTCGGAAACCCTAGCTCGAGGGATTAG
- the LOC109711480 gene encoding uncharacterized protein LOC109711480: MAVLCSRTLLPTLTLSSPHPRRRRLLKALHFTLTTTTTCKASSLSSPTPTYEALSPHQKNQISLFVDALLQRNQRMNLTAVTAESEVMTRHVEDSLAMLAPLQQSYLARCGGSASCDALNLVDVGSGAGLPGLILAIARPNWKFTLLESMQKRCLFLDHVAGLTGLSNVNIVRERAENAGQSVDFREVYDVAVARAVAELRILAEYCLPLVRVGGLFVAAKGYDPQEEIRNAQNAIRLLGGSVIRLCDVASLGPFGQRTAVICLKDRATPRKYPRHPGIPSKMPL; this comes from the exons ATGGCCGTTCTATGCAGCCGCACTCTCCTTCCCACCCTCACCCTCTCCTCCCCccacccccgccgccgccgcctccttaAAGCCCTCCACTTCAccctcaccaccaccaccacctgcaaagcttcctctctctcatcccCCACTCCCACCTACGAAGCCCTCTCCCCCCACCAAAAGAACCAAATCTCCCTCTTCGTCGACGCCCTTCTCCAACGGAATCAg AGGATGAATTTAACGGCGGTGACGGCGGAGAGCGAGGTGATGACGAGGCACGTCGAAGACTCCCTCGCCATGCTCGCGCCATTGCAGCAATCCTACCTCGCTCGTTGTGGCGGATCGGCTTCGTGCGATGCGCTTAATCTCGTCGACGTCGGCTCCGGCGCAGGCCTTCCCGGGCTGATCCTCGCCATTGCTCGCCCTA ATTGGAAATTCACTCTCCTGGAATCAATGCAAAAACGCTGCTTGTTCTTAGATCATGTTGCTGGGCTGACCGGTTTGTCGAATGTCAATATCGTGCGTGAAAGAGCAGAG AATGCAGGCCAAAGTGTCGACTTCAGGGAGGTCTACGATGTAGCAGTTGCAAGAGCAGTCGCAGAACTGAGAATTTTAG CGGAATACTGTCTCCCTCTTGTACGTGTCGGTGGCCTGTTTGTAGCCGCAAAAGGTTACGACCCTCAG GAAGAAATTAGAAATGCACAAAATGCCATTCGTTTGCTGGGCGGTTCCGTAATAAGACTATGTGATG TGGCATCTCTTGGGCCTTTCGGACAACGAACAGCTGTTATCTGCTTGAAAGATCGTGCCACACCAAGAAAATATCCGCGTCATCCAGGTATTCCCTCAAAGATGCCATTGTGA